In one Oryzias latipes chromosome 13, ASM223467v1 genomic region, the following are encoded:
- the arcn1 gene encoding coatomer subunit delta — MVLLAAAVCTKAGKAIVSRQFVEMTRTRIEGLLAAFPKLMNTGKQHTFVETDSVRYVYQPLEKLYMVLITTKNSNILEDLETLRLFSRVIPEYCRVLEESEISEHCFDLIFAFDEIVALGYRENVNLAQIRTFTEMDSHEEKVFRAVRETQEREAKAEMRRKAKELQQARRDAERSGKKAPGFGGFGSGGMSSVSSGSIITDNIVEPEKPKMTPAPLRSSGPSRALKLGAKGKEVDNFVDQLKSEGETIMPTGKRGSDVSKALPPPINVESVHLRVEEKISLSCGRDGGLQNMEVIGMVTLRVSDDKNGRIRLLVSNNDTKGLQLQTHPNVDKKLFTSDSVIGLKNPEKSFPLNNDVGVLKWRLQTTDEALIPLTINCWPSESGSGCDVNIEYELQEESLELNDVVISIPVPSGVGAPVIGDLDGEYKHDSRRNVLEWCLPVIDANNKTGSLEFSMAGQPNDFFPISVTFVSKRSYCDIQVTKVSQVDGDGAVRFSTETSFVVDKYIIE; from the exons ATG GTGCTGTTGGCAGCGGCGGTGTGCACCAAGGCTGGAAAGGCCATCGTATCGCGGCAGTTTGTGGAGATGACTCGGACCAGGATCGAGGGACTCCTGGCTGCCTTCCCAAAGCTCATGAACACAGGCAAGCAGCACACCTTTGTGGAGACGGACAGCGTCCGCTACGTCTACCAGCCTCTGGAGAAGCTCTACATGGTTCTGATCACcaccaaaaacagcaacattctAGAGGACCTGGAGACCCTGAGGCTCTTCTCCCGTGTG ATCCCAGAGTACTGTCGCGTGTTGGAGGAGAGCGAGATCTCCGAGCACTGCTTTGACCTGATCTTCGCCTTCGACGAGATTGTGGCTCTCGGCTACAGGGAGAACGTCAACCTGGCCCAGATCCGCACCTTCACAGAGATGGACTCTCATGAAGAGAAGGTTTTCCGTGCTGTCAGAGAG ACACAGGAGCGCGAGGCTAAGGCAGAAATGCGGAGGAAGGCCAAGGAACTTCAGCAGGCCAGGAGGGACGCTGAGCGCTCTGGGAAGAAAGCGCCTGGCTTTGGCGGCTTTGGCAGCGGTGGCATGAGCAGCGTTTCCTCAGGGTCCATCATCACAGACAACATCGTGGAGCCCGAGAAGCCCAAGATGACGCCGGCTCCACTCCG GTCGAGTGGACCCAGCAGAGCTCTAAAGCTGGGCGCCAAAGGCAAGGAGGTGGACAACTTTGTGGACCAGCTCAAATCTGAAGGCGAGACCATCATGCCGACGGGGAAGAGGGGCTCAGACGTGTCCAAAGCTCTACCCCCACCTATCAACGTGGAGAG TGTGCATCTGCGCGTGGAGGAGAAGATCTCCCTGAGCTGTGGGCGTGACGGCGGCCTCCAGAACATGGAAGTGATCGGCATGGTCACGCTGCGGGTCTCTGACGACAAGAACGGACGCATCCGCCTGCTGGTCAGCAACAACGACACCAAAGGACTGCAGCTGCAG ACACATCCCAACGTAGACAAGAAGCTCTTCACCTCTGACTCTGTGATCGGCCTGAAGAACCCAGAGAAGTCGTTTCCTCTCAACAACGACGTGGGAGTTCTGAAGTGGAGGCTGCAGACCACAGACGAGGCCCTCATCCCTCTGACCA TAAACTGCTGGCCTTCGGAGAGCGGCTCTGGCTGTGACGTGAACATCGAGTACGAGTTGCAGGAGGAGAGTCTGGAGCTGAACGACGTGGTCATCAGCATCCCTGTTCC CTCTGGCGTGGGCGCTCCAGTGATTGGAGACCTGGACGGAGAATACAAGCACGACAGCAGAAGGAACGTTCTGGAGTGGTGCCTCCCCGTCATCGACGCCAACAACAAGACGGGCAGCCTGGAGTTCAGCATGGCGGGACAGCCCAACGACTTCTTCCCCATCAGCGTCACCTTTGTGTCCAAGCGCAGCTACTGTGACATTCAG GTTACCAAAGTCAGCCAGGTGGATGGCGACGGTGCGGTTCGGTTCTCTACAGAAACCTCCTTCGTTGTTGATAAATACATAATAGAATAA
- the hmbs gene encoding porphobilinogen deaminase isoform X2, producing the protein MSEGSGSADGTGKVSRVIRIGTRKSQLARIQTDSVAAKLQELYPDVRLEIVAMSTIGDKILDTALSKIGEKSLFTKELENALERNEVDLVVHSLKDLPTSLPAGFTIGAVLRRENPHDAVVLHPKNAGKTLASLPKNSVVGTSSLRRAAQLKRRFPHLEFKDIRGNLNTRLKKLDDKEDFAAIILAAAGLKRMGWEDRISAVLQPEDCMYAVGQGALAVEVRAKDTDILDMVSVLHDPDTVLRCIAERAFLKRLEGGCSVPVAVHTYIKDSQLYLTGAVYSLDGSESLKETMQTSICSGGSCSEEVDERLQRVGVTATKIPADLQDGAERLGVDLADLLLTKGAKEILTVARQLNDAR; encoded by the exons ATGTCGGAGGGGTCCGGTTCTGCG GATGGGACCGGCAAGGTCAGTCGAGTCATCCGGATCGGAACGCGCAAGAGTCAG ctggctCGCATCCAGACGGACAGCGTGGCGGCAAAGCTGCAGGAGCTGTACCCCGACGTCCGCCTGGAGATAG TTGCCATGTCAACCATAGGAGATAAGATCCTCGACACGGCCCTGTCCAAG ATCGGAGAAAAGAGTCTGTTCACCAAGGAGCTGGAGAACGCTCTGGAGAGGAACGA GGTGGACCTGGTGGTGCACTCCCTCAAGGACCTCCCCACCAGCCTGCCTGCAGGCTTCACCATTGGCGCCGTGCTGAG GAGGGAGAACCCCCATGATGCCGTGGTCCTCCACCCCAAGAACGCCGGGAAAACCTTGGCCAGCCTGCCCAAGAACAG TGTGGTCGGCACCAGCTCCCTGCGTCGCGCCGCTCAGCTGAAGAGGAGGTTCCCCCACCTGGAATTCAAGGACATT CGCGGGAACCTGAACACCCGGCTGAAGAAGCTGGACGACAAGGAGGACTTCGCTGCCATCATCCTGGCTGCAGCCGGGCTGAAGAGGATGGGCTGGGAGGACCGGATCAGCGCG GTGCTGCAGCCTGAGGACTGCATGTACGCCGTAGGACAG GGGGCTTTGGCTGTGGAGGTTCGGGCCAAAGACACGGACATCCTGGACATGGTGTCGGTTCTCCACGACCCGGACACGGTGCTGCGCTGCATCGCAGAGAGAGCCTTCCTTAAACGCCTG GAAGGGGGCTGCAGCGTTCCCGTGGCAGTGCACACCTACATCAAAGACTCCCAG CTCTACCTGACCGGAGCCGTCTACAGTCTGGACGGATCTGAGAGTCTGAAGGAGACCATGCAGACCAGCATCTGTTCGGGGGGGTCG tgcTCAGAGGAGGTGGATGAGCGCCTGCAGAGGGTGGGGGTCACGGCCACCAAGATCCCTGCAGACCTCCAGGATGGGGCCGAGCGTCTGGGTGTGGACCTGGCAGACCT
- the hmbs gene encoding porphobilinogen deaminase isoform X1, translated as MEEGPYKFVRDGTGKVSRVIRIGTRKSQLARIQTDSVAAKLQELYPDVRLEIVAMSTIGDKILDTALSKIGEKSLFTKELENALERNEVDLVVHSLKDLPTSLPAGFTIGAVLRRENPHDAVVLHPKNAGKTLASLPKNSVVGTSSLRRAAQLKRRFPHLEFKDIRGNLNTRLKKLDDKEDFAAIILAAAGLKRMGWEDRISAVLQPEDCMYAVGQGALAVEVRAKDTDILDMVSVLHDPDTVLRCIAERAFLKRLEGGCSVPVAVHTYIKDSQLYLTGAVYSLDGSESLKETMQTSICSGGSCSEEVDERLQRVGVTATKIPADLQDGAERLGVDLADLLLTKGAKEILTVARQLNDAR; from the exons ATGGAGGAAGGACCTTACAAGTTTGTGAGG GATGGGACCGGCAAGGTCAGTCGAGTCATCCGGATCGGAACGCGCAAGAGTCAG ctggctCGCATCCAGACGGACAGCGTGGCGGCAAAGCTGCAGGAGCTGTACCCCGACGTCCGCCTGGAGATAG TTGCCATGTCAACCATAGGAGATAAGATCCTCGACACGGCCCTGTCCAAG ATCGGAGAAAAGAGTCTGTTCACCAAGGAGCTGGAGAACGCTCTGGAGAGGAACGA GGTGGACCTGGTGGTGCACTCCCTCAAGGACCTCCCCACCAGCCTGCCTGCAGGCTTCACCATTGGCGCCGTGCTGAG GAGGGAGAACCCCCATGATGCCGTGGTCCTCCACCCCAAGAACGCCGGGAAAACCTTGGCCAGCCTGCCCAAGAACAG TGTGGTCGGCACCAGCTCCCTGCGTCGCGCCGCTCAGCTGAAGAGGAGGTTCCCCCACCTGGAATTCAAGGACATT CGCGGGAACCTGAACACCCGGCTGAAGAAGCTGGACGACAAGGAGGACTTCGCTGCCATCATCCTGGCTGCAGCCGGGCTGAAGAGGATGGGCTGGGAGGACCGGATCAGCGCG GTGCTGCAGCCTGAGGACTGCATGTACGCCGTAGGACAG GGGGCTTTGGCTGTGGAGGTTCGGGCCAAAGACACGGACATCCTGGACATGGTGTCGGTTCTCCACGACCCGGACACGGTGCTGCGCTGCATCGCAGAGAGAGCCTTCCTTAAACGCCTG GAAGGGGGCTGCAGCGTTCCCGTGGCAGTGCACACCTACATCAAAGACTCCCAG CTCTACCTGACCGGAGCCGTCTACAGTCTGGACGGATCTGAGAGTCTGAAGGAGACCATGCAGACCAGCATCTGTTCGGGGGGGTCG tgcTCAGAGGAGGTGGATGAGCGCCTGCAGAGGGTGGGGGTCACGGCCACCAAGATCCCTGCAGACCTCCAGGATGGGGCCGAGCGTCTGGGTGTGGACCTGGCAGACCT